A genomic window from Mobula hypostoma chromosome X1, sMobHyp1.1, whole genome shotgun sequence includes:
- the LOC134340590 gene encoding protein HEXIM1-like, whose amino-acid sequence MSGPVISAATDNLMARIGEGERSQSSGGQPLNLAHRSPTVGPGVVPEMQADPSRDSRGRAPLERASDAETELVVPVRGGGSSGEGGGTPAMVGGGGGGGSSGGGGGKRRHRRRPSKKKRRWKPYFKLSWEEKKQLDERESVRAAKTRAEMFAKGFTVAPYNTTQFLMEEHNQEEPDLNTGVCPKRVNKSDETSEEEELDEEDQDSGSDGMGGNGSEFLQRDFSETYEKYHAESLQNMTKQELIREYLELEKCLSRLEDENNRLRCRLEGKKVARGNEVMENKIRELEGEIERLRAENLELQEENEQYKRKNRLSEND is encoded by the coding sequence ATGAGTGGGCCAGTGATTTCTGCGGCAACTGATAACCTGATGGCCCGGATCGGGGAGGGAGAGCGGAGTCAGAGTTCAGGTGGACAGCCGCTGAATCTGGCACATCGGTCACCAACCGTTGGCCCTGGCGTCGTGCCGGAGATGCAGGCCGATCCAAGCCGTGACAGCAGAGGGCGAGCGCCGCTCGAGCGCGCAAGTGACGCCGAGACTGAGCTCGTCGTCCCAGTGCGAGGAGGCGGTAGCAGCGGCGAAGGAGGAGGAACTCCAGCCATggtaggaggaggagggggaggaggcagCAGCGGAGGAGGTGGTGGCAAGAGGAGGCACCGGAGGCGACCGTCCAAGAAGAAGCGTCGCTGGAAGCCCTACTTCAAGCTATCTTGGGAGGAGAAGAAACAGCTGGATGAGAGGGAGAGCGTACGGGCGGCCAAGACCCGGGCCGAGATGTTCGCGAAAGGTTTCACCGTGGCTCCCTACAACACCACCCAGTTCCTCATGGAGGAACACAACCAAGAGGAGCCCGACCTCAACACCGGCGTCTGCCCTAAACGTGTCAACAAGTCGGATGAGACGAGCGAGGAGGAAGAGCTGGATGAGGAGGATCAGGACAGCGGCAGCGATGGCATGGGAGGCAACGGCAGCGAATTCCTGCAGAGAGACTTCTCCGAAACTTACGAGAAGTATCACGCAGAGAGCCTGCAGAATATGACCAAGCAGGAGCTGATTCGGGAATACCTGGAGCTGGAGAAGTGCCTGTCCAGGCTGGAAGATGAGAACAACCGGCTGCGGTGCCGCTTGGAAGGGAAGAAAGTGGCCCGGGGTAACGAGGTGATGGAAAACAAGATCAGAGAACTGGAAGGAGAGATTGAGAGACTGAGAGCCGAAAACCTCGAGCTCCAGGAAGAAAACGAACAGTATAAACGGAAAAATAGACTGTCGGAAAATGATTAA